CATCGACCACCATGGCAATGCTCGTGGTAAACGCATGTCCTCCAGTGTCCATGCTCAACCCGTATTCAATCTCACGCCTGATATCCTCCATGTCCGTCCATTCAAATGCCGTGTGCATCTGGCCGAGCGCGAGGTAGGGCTGACCAGGTTGGTCGAATCCCGAGAAGATGTCCTGCCACAAGTAGGGGAAAGGCTCAGGAATGGTGCCGCCCAGAATTCCCGCGAGGCGCTCTTCGAGGGCGAGGTGTGCCGTCAAAGCATCTCGTTCCTGGAAGAGTTGGTGAACCTCTTGAATCTGGTCGCGAATCGGCAGTGCGATTTCGAGCGGCGGACAGCTCGGAAGGCCGCTCAGACCTCCGCAGGGCCTCATTCTAATCTCCGCACGTTCACCGTCGTGTCTCAGGATTGCTGTCACAGGCCTTGGTCCATTCACACTCTCAAAATTCTCGGCAGTGATGGTTACCTTCTCTCCATTGGACGTCTCTCCGTCTACATTCCAGAGCCAATCTGCGGGTTCGATAGTATCCGCATTGCAGGCCTGACGGGAGACAGAGGCAGTGAGTTCAAAGGACTGCGTGAGCTGGGACTCAGGAATCCAGAGGATGTCGCCATCCCTCGTTCCCAAATCTTGAGGGGAGTTGATGCCGATTCGTTTTCCGGTCTCGTCGATCTGAATCTCAACTTCGTCGCGTCGCGAGTTACCATCGGCGTCTCGAACCTCCATGCTCAGAGTGACAGGACCGCTTGGACACGCTCGAAAACTCACGCCTGTGGAACCATTTCCTTCGGTCAAAGGGTTGCTCTCTAGCTGCTCACCGTCGAGCTCCCAAATCACCTCGCCGGGGGTGCTTTGGATCCAGTAGCGACCGGTGGCGAAAGTGGAATATCCCTCTGGTAAGTGCGCGCCGGCGAGCGGTGTTTGAATCTCGGCATCGAGGCGGACCTTCTTGACTTCAAATCCGCCTGAGATTTGTGAGGTTGGATGTACATTGCCCAGCAATACCCAGAACGAAGCCGTTTCGCCTGCCTCGAGCGAAATGAACTCCGATGTCTTTGGTGAACAACCGGGTCCCTGCCTGTAGATGGCGATTTGACCACCTGGGCCGAGCGTAGGTTCGATGGCCCAAGATTCGGCCTCGGTCTGAGCCTTGAACACCAGCTCGAAAGGTTGGGCTGAATTCGCCGCAATATTCTGGGAGTGCGAGATTTCTGCGTCTTCGACTTCGATCGTGTCCACGTGATCCCAGTTTGCGAATCGTTCGCACGCTTGATGCGACGCGTCGAGTGGTTCAAAGCCCTCGTAGAACTGGTTTCTCAGATACTCCCAAACCAAGGTCGGTAGGTTGAAGTCTTCGGCGCTGAGATAGCCAGATAGCCCTTCATAATCGTTTTCGAAGGCAAAATCTTGGTAGACTTCGAGTCCTTTCCCGAGCTTTCTCGCGAGGAAGATCCAGAAGTCTTGTGACTGATAGTCTTCGGGGTCTGCGATGATATTGTCTCTGAAGAGCGGGACTCGCACCGAAAGTGGAGAGCGATGGGGATCCCGCGCCGCGAGCCCGAGGGACGATTCTTGTGAAGCGACAGCTGTTCCCTCGAGGAAGAACGGGTCTACCGCAACGCCGGGGTTCATCATGAATTGGGTTGCGTGAAAGAGTTCGTGAGTGCCCACAAGCCCCATGCGGTGTTCATAGTCGAGCTTAGTGATGTTGGATGTCGTACTGATTGAATAGTCTGAGCGGTTGCTTGACCACGCCTCAAAAACGACGCGATTTCCGATGGCCCGTACCAGACGGCTGATTCCATGAGTAGCTGGGTCCTTGTCTCGTGAGCGCGAAAACTGATCCGCGAGCTTGAACGCAATGGTTTCGGGAGTATCCGTGCTAGCGGCGGTCACTTCGTACGCCTTCCCATTGACCTCAATTCGGAATTTCTCCAGCGACTCAACGGACTGAATCTCGAAGTGCGGCGCGCGTTGGGGGCGCTTCCACACGCATGTCTTGGCTGCACCAGTGAGTACATTGTAGCGACCACGAACCATCTTGCCTTCCTCGTCGTAGTTGCAGAGCTTCGTGGGGCGTAGAAGCGAACGCGTGCGTACGCCCCTGAGGTAGAGTTTGGGTTGGCCTCCGAATGTGGTTCGAAGTAGCGGTGGTGGGTATCCGGCGTCCTGAAACTTTTGGTAGGCGTCAACCATGAGCCAGTTGAAGGCTTCAGCAGTTTCGTAGTCGCAGTCACCGTAGTCTTCGCGTTCGCAATTGATCTCAAAACCACCTTGAAGCTCTTGACGCCGTTCTGCAGCCTCAGACTCCAGCGGTCTTGTAAACCACTCACCTTCACCTAAAACAAACGCCGTCGGGATCTCAAGTAGGCCGAAAATTGTGGTTTCAACGTACCCGTTTGAAACCTCGTAACCTTCCACGATTTCCCAGTGTTCATCAGCCTCTCCGTCGTCGAGCGCCTGGTCGGCGACCCAAACGTCGTGGTCGCGAGACATCCAAAAAGCCACAACGAGGTTTTCCGGGTCTGCCCCGGATGGCAGTGGTATTCGGATTCGGAACGCACCTTCTGTGGTCCATCGGCGTTCTGCGGCTTGAAATTCGTAGTGAGGGCTCACTTCAACGAGTGGTTCGGGCAGTGGAGGGAGCTTCGATTCGGAGTGTCTCAACTCTACCTCGACCGGTTCGTCGAGCGATTCCTTGTCCGCGAGGAGCACGATTCCGTCCGGGCCTTTGAGTTCTGAGCCCGGCGCTAAAGTGTCTCCAGCGATGAAACTCTGAATATTTTCGCACGACGTTCCGAACGCAAGGAAGAGAAGTATTAGCAAACAATAAATTCTTTTGAATTTTCGATAAGTCATTGAAATACCTAGGTCTGGTTCCCTTTTTTCCGCCAAAAATTGTGCAATGAGTTCTACGGGTACAATGAATAACGTTCCGAATCAAGCACTACCGGCAGGATTGATGTAGTCGCATGGGTCAGGGAAGTTGGGTAAAGTAGGTTTGAGGTTGGCCGGAGAGATATGACGAGAACTTTAGTGAAATGGTGTGATGACCGCGTTGTGGACGGCAAAGGGGCAGGGCTTGCGCATATCTGCGTGAGTTTCCTCAGAGCCAACGGGCAAGACGCTCACGTCTACGATAGCCTCGCCCCACATCCTTTTGCGGTTCAGGCCATGCTGGAGGTCGGCGAAGAATTGCGAGACCTCGTGGTCCTGGCAGAATCTACGGAAGACGATCTGATAGTCGACCTCGACGACTTTGATCTCGATAACCCACTTGAGGATTATGAAGATCTTTATAACGAAGAGCGGATTCACCGGTTCAGATCTGCGCGCGAGAGAATTGCGCAATTGGTGAGCAACGGCGAAATCATTTGACTTCCGGGGTGGAAATCGTCAAAAGGAGGCCGAATCAGGGTTCGTCCCCCAAGCGTACCGTCGCCCAAAGCGCCGCCGGAGTTTCGCCATGAACATGCCAATCGCCCCAGAACTCTTCTCTTATCCCAAATACCGGGATGACCTCAAACCCGCTCCATTTCTGCCCATGAGCCGGGCCGAGATGAAGAAGCTCGGTTGGGATTCTTGCGATATCATCATCGTCACTGGCGATGCCTACATCGACCATCCGAGTTTTGGGATGTCTGTGGTGGGGCGAGTGCTTGAAGCGCAGGGTTTTCGCGTGGGGATCATCGCTCAGCCAGATTGGTCGAGTGCTGAGCCGTTTAAGATTCTGGGCAAGCCTAATCTCTACTTCGGAGTGACGGCCGGCAACATGGATTCGATGGTGAACAAATACACCTCGGACCGGCGCAAACGAAGCAACGACGCGTACACGCCCCATGCTGAGCCAGATAAGCGTCCAGACCGCGCAGCGATCGTCTATTCGCAACGTTGTCGCGAGGCGTACAAAGACGTTCCAATCGTGCTCGGCGGTATTGAGGCGAGCCTGAGGCGAATCGCCCAGTTCGACATCTGGAGTGAGAAGATTCGCCGGTCGATTCTGCTCGATGCTCGTGGTGATATCCTGCTCTTTGGCAATGCGGAGAGAGCCCTTGTGGAGGTTTCTCACCTCATCGCTCAAGGCGTTCCGGTCGAAGAAATCAAGCATGTCCGCGGTACGGCCTTTGCCGTTAAAGGGGTCCCCGAGCCGTTCAAGGAACTGGTCTATACAGCCAAAATGACGAGCCCGTGGAAAGAGCCTCGAGAGACCACGGTGATACGGATTCCGAGCTACGAAGAAGTGGTCGAAAACCCCGTTGCCTACGCGCAGGCATCTCGTGCCCTGCACTCGGAATCGAATCCGGGTAACGCGCGCGCGCTCATACAGGCTCATGGCAATCGAAACGTGTGGCTCAATCCTCCACCCATTCCACTCACAATGCGCGAAATGGACGGCATTTACGAGCTGCCCTATGCGCGCGAGCCGCACCCCGTCTACGGCAACGCAAAAATCCCCGCGTGGGATATGATTAAGAACTCCATCATCATCGAGCGCGGCTGTTTCGGTGGTTGTACCTTCTGTTCGATTACCGAGCACGAAGGGCGCATAATCCAGCGTCGCTCCAAGGAATCTATTATTCGGGAGATCGAGGCGGTGTCACAGGCGCCGGGCTTCACAGGAGTGATTTCAGACCTCGGTGGCCCTACGGCAAATATGTACGGCTTGCAGTGCAAGAGCCGCGAAATCGAGGCTGCGTGCAGAAAACCTTCGTGTGTGTTTCCGGACGTCTGTCCGAATCTTCAGACCGACCATTCTGAGCTCATTGACCTCTATCGAAAGGCCAGGAACGTAGACGGTGTGAAGAAGGTGCTCGTGGCTTCTGGAATTCGATACGACCTGGCCGTCAAAGACCCGCGCTATATCCGCGAATTGGCCGAACATCATGTGGGTGGCTATCTCAAGATCGCGCCTGAGCATGTGGCGGACGGCCCGTT
This Microvenator marinus DNA region includes the following protein-coding sequences:
- a CDS encoding YgiQ family radical SAM protein; this translates as MPIAPELFSYPKYRDDLKPAPFLPMSRAEMKKLGWDSCDIIIVTGDAYIDHPSFGMSVVGRVLEAQGFRVGIIAQPDWSSAEPFKILGKPNLYFGVTAGNMDSMVNKYTSDRRKRSNDAYTPHAEPDKRPDRAAIVYSQRCREAYKDVPIVLGGIEASLRRIAQFDIWSEKIRRSILLDARGDILLFGNAERALVEVSHLIAQGVPVEEIKHVRGTAFAVKGVPEPFKELVYTAKMTSPWKEPRETTVIRIPSYEEVVENPVAYAQASRALHSESNPGNARALIQAHGNRNVWLNPPPIPLTMREMDGIYELPYAREPHPVYGNAKIPAWDMIKNSIIIERGCFGGCTFCSITEHEGRIIQRRSKESIIREIEAVSQAPGFTGVISDLGGPTANMYGLQCKSREIEAACRKPSCVFPDVCPNLQTDHSELIDLYRKARNVDGVKKVLVASGIRYDLAVKDPRYIRELAEHHVGGYLKIAPEHVADGPLSKMMKPGIGTYDKFAELFAQASEAAGKEQYLIPYFIAAHPGTEDSDMLELALWLKRQNMRVDQVQTFLPTPMSTATAMYYSGKNPLRKVTEESEEVNTPKGLRQRRLHKAFLRYHDPENWAALRDALTEMGRQDLIGRGPRHLVPPDDRRAREELDKVRAQKESRTKKKKSSATKPAKGSQNKNSRSKRK